The DNA sequence CCCCAAGCTCGACGGCGAGGCGAAGCGGGACGCGGTGCTCGCCACGGTGCGCTCGGCGTTCAAGCCGGAGTTCATCAACCGGCTCGACGACGTGATCGTGTTCGACGCGCTCGGCTCGGAGGAGCTGTCGAAGATCGTCGACCTGCAGGTGGCGCGGCTGGCCCGCAGGCTCGCCGACCGGCGGCTGCGGCTCACCGTCACCCCGGCGGCCCGCGACTGGCTCGCGCTCACCGGCTACGACCCGCTGTACGGCGCGCGCCCGCTGCGCCGGCTGGTGCAGACCGCGATCGGTGACCAGCTCGCCAAGGAGCTGCTCGCGGGCAACGTCCGCGACGGCGACGAGGTGGTGGTCGACCTCGACACCGAGCGCGACACGCTGACGATCCGCGCGGTCCCGGAGCCGGTCAACTGATCTCCGGCGATTGGCAAGGTCTGTTCCACCGTTTGTTCAACCGGCAACCGCCCCCGACGGGCGCTGATAGCGTCCTGCGACTGTCAGATGACGTCACGTAATCAGGGGGCGGAATGTCGAAGAACGCCTGGAGCACCGGGTACCGGTTCGTCGCGGTGGCCGCGCTCGCGGTCGGCGCGAGCAGCGCGGTGACGGGTACGGCCGCCGCGAACGACGGTGCCACGGCGCACACCGGCTGCCCGTCGGCGGTCGCGACGGGGGCAACGGGCTGCCACAAGGCCGCTGAGACGAAGTCGGAGAAGAGGCGGCCGGGCTACGGCCGCGCCTGGGCGAACCGGCCGAACCAGGAGTGGGTGCGGCGGCTCGACGCGTCCGTCATCCTCCGGCAGCTGCGCCGCAACAGCGGGCTGCCGATGACCGACCAGGCCGGCCTCGCCGCGAGCCGCGGGGTCGGCAACCCGATTCCGCTGCGCGTCGACCCGAGGCTCGCGCGGCTGCCGGGCACGCCGTCGTCCGGCACGCTCGCCGCGGCGCCGAGCCTCCCGAACGACGCGCACGAGCTGATCGTCAGCGGCAGCCTCACCGAGCGGACGCCCAGGACGGTCAACAAGACGGAGGTCACGGCGGTCGTGCGCGACCTGCCGAACACGGTCGACTCGGCCACGAACACCAAGCTCGGCGACCTGCTCCGCGTCGGCGACGACAGCGGGCTGCTGAACCCGGCCGCGTCGATGATCACCGGCCGCTGACCGACCCAGGTCCACCCTTCCCACCCGGCCGCACATCGGCCCCTCCGGCCCTGACCCGCAATCCCCGGGCCGGGCGAGGCGCGATCGGCCGGGAACCACGGCCGGCCAGGTCCTGACCCCGTGCGAGGGCCTGGCCGGTCGTGCGCGTTCCCCGGCGTACGCGCCGCCGCGGCGGTCGCCCCGCTCAGCTGTGCGTCACGTCGAGGAGCGCGTCGAGCTCGTCCTCGGGCAGGCCGAGATCGACGCGGATCCGGTAGCGGGCGCGGAGCAGGGCGTCCCGGACCCCGCTGTTCTCCGGGCAGGTCCGCACCCCCTCGGTCGCCCACTCCAGGGCCCCCTGCAGATCCCCGTAGGCCGCCAGCGTCTCGGCGACGCTGAGCGAGGTCAGCGGGTCGACGGGCCGGTCGGCCCGGATCGCCTCGATGACCTCACGGGCCTCGTCGGGCCGGTCGAGCTCGAAGAGCGTGTCCGCGATGCCCGCACGCGGGTCGACGCTGACCTCTCCCCCGTCGTCGAGGGCCCGCTGGTACCGGTCGAGCGCCATCGCCGGCTGCCCGGCCTGCCGCCACTCCTCCGCCGCGAGCAGGAAGATCGCCGCCCGGGAGACCTCACCGGATTCGTACGCGTACGCGAGGAAGTCCAGGCGCCGCGCGAGCATGTCGTGATCGTCGGAGAGCAGAGCCTGTTCGAGAAGTCGATCAAGGTGCTCACGTGTCACATGCGCCACGCCACCGAGCGTACCCAGCGAGGGTGTGATTTGCTCACACATTCCTCCGACTGACACGCAACGCGCATGACCGCCGGTGCGGCCGGTCGAGACGAGGTACGGCCGGCCGCACCGGCGGCCCGTGACGGCGGTGTGGAACGGCGGATGCGCGGACCCTGGCCCGCCCGGCCGCGGGCGTCAGGCCGAGGCCCGCAGCCGCCGGTCGAGACAGTCGCGCACGATCTGCTTCGCCTCGGCGATGATCGCGGCGTCGCCCTGCCGATCACGCCGGAAGGCGAGCTTGAGCACCGCGTCCGCCGCCTCCGCGGCCACCAGCATCGCCCGGTCGAGCTCCTCGCTGTCGGCGACGCCGTAGTCGGCGAGCAGCAGGGCGCGCAACCGGCCGACGACCACCGCGGCCGCGTCGGCCACCGAGTCGAGCGTGTGCAGGTCGGCCACGTCGACGAGGTGGAGCGAGCGGAACCCGGGCACGGTCCGGTGCATGTCCACGTACTCGTCGATGATCGCGTCGATCGCCTCCCAGACCGTGGCGAACTCCTCGACCATGAAGCGGCGGCCGACCCTGGTGACGAACCGCTCGGCGTTCCGGGCGGTGAGCGCCTTGCTGATGGCGCGCTTGTCGGGAAAGAACTGGTACAGCGAGCCGATGGCGACACCGGCGCGTTGCGCGATACGCGTGGTGGACAGCGCCTCGTAGCCGACCTCGTCCAGCAGCTCGGCGCAGGCGTCGAGCATGCGCTCGACCCGCCGGGCACTGCGCCGCTGACTGGGCCGGCGTCGAAGCGGTGCGATCGCGATGCGGTCGAGTTCGTCGATCGTCGGGCTGGGCATTCCTCCATCTTGCCCGCCCGCCCTCCGCCGGTCAGGCGATTGCTCAGAGTTTCCGGTTAATTGCTATCCGGAATCAAGCCGCACACCTGTCCGCAACGCCGCCACCCCTCCGACCCCTCGAGCGCCCGCGCCCGCGACGGCGGGCCGGGCAAACGCCGGGCCCCGCCCGCTGCTCGGACGGGGCCCCTCGACACCGCGGTTCAGGCGCCGATTCTGCCGCTCTTCAGGCTGCTGACGAACGCACCCCACTCGGCCCGGCTGAACGCCAGGACCGCGCCGAGGGGATTCTTGCCGTCACGGATACCCACGCGGCCGTCTGCCAGAAGAGCCACTTCCACGCAGTTGCCGTTGGTACTCCGTACGCTCTTCCGCCAGACCGCCCCGGTGAGATCGATAGGCGACATCGGCGACCTCCACCCCAAAGACGACATAACCCATCATCAGGATGGAGGTGATTTTCGGGACACACAAGTGTGATACGCGGATCTACCGGATTATTTTTCCGCCTTCAACCCGCCGATGAAGGCCCGCCAGTCACCCGGCGTGAACAGGAGGACCGCCCCGTCCCGATTTTTGCTGTCCCGCACCCCTATGCGGCCGTCTCCTAAACGTGCGACCTCGACGCAGTTACCGTTGGAACTCCTGCTGCTCTTGGTCCACACCACGTCGTGCAGATCTATCCGCTTCATTTCTTTCCCAAATATCAATTCCAGATCCGCGTACCACCACCCGGTTGATCATTTCCACCGGTCCAGGTGCTCACGGATGCACTGTCGAGATGATTCTTCGTCCATGGCCAGCTCAAGCAGGTGATCAAACGCCCGTTCGTAGGCGTATACCTGCTCCGTGTCCTCGATATATCGTGCGCCGAAAAACTCCTCCAGATATACGACATCCGGGAAGTCCGGAAACTTGAGATGCAGGAACGGCCCCGTGGGCATGGGAGGCGGAGTGTCCTGCGCCAAAATGCGCATCTCGATGTGATCGGATTCGGAGACCTCCACCAGGTGCGCAAGCTGCTCCCGCATCACGGAGGCATCGCCGAACTGCCGGCGGAGCACCGACTCCTCGAACACCGCGTAGAACTTCACGGGATTGGAGTCGAACAACAGGATCCGCTGTCGTTCCATGCGCACCGCGACCCGGCCCTCAAGCCAGCGGTGGGGCACCTGCACGACGGGCTGGAAATGCGACAACAGCGCCCGCGCGTAGGGCTCTGTCTGCAGCAGCCCCGGCACCACCTGGGTTTCCCAGTTCCGGATCTCGGTCGCTTCTAGCTCAAGGCCCAGCAGAGGGATGACGTCCGGGGGCAGTGCCTCGCGGTACTCCTCCCACCACCCCTTCTGGGCCGCATCCCTCCTGAGACTGAGCAGCTCTTCCCGTGTGGCGCGGTCCGCGCCGTACAGGTCGAGCAGCGCCTCGACGTCGCTGATGGATGGCAGCGTCTTGGCGTTCTCGATCCGGCTCACCTTCGCGGTGGACCACCCCAGCCTGCTGGACGCGTCCTCGCCGATCATGCCGGCGCGTTCGCGGAGCCGACGGAGTTCCCGCCCCAGCCGGCGATGACGCAGGGTGGGGCTGCCACGCTCAGGCATCTTGGCCTACCCCCTCCAGGGAGTAGCAGTGGAGTGGCGCCAGGCACCTGCCTCTTGGGCCACCGGGTGCGACGTATAGTAGCGCAGTCTGCAACTTACACTGGTACGTACAGAGCAATGACACGGGAATCTTTCCTCTCGTTTGCGGACTAGGTTACGCCGACTCTTGCGTCGAAACTATTCCTGAGAGAGTATCCAAGTACGGGGAAGATTCCGACGAAGCGGGGAGGCCGCCAATGATCATGTGGCAAAACGCCTCTCAAGCCTCCCCCGCCACACCGGCAACACGACGACATCCGGATCCATCGGCGGCCCGTTGCCCGAGGCTTTCCACGCCACCTCACCAAAGGGGACGAATCACAACAAACGAGCACATTTCGCCATGTGAAGGCGCGACGAACGGACCGCTACACAACAGTGCCGGGCCGGCAGCCGCGAACTGCCGACCCGGCTACCACGAAAGCTCCTGCGTACAAAGCCACGGAAAGGAGTCGTGGTCCTCATGTCCCACGGTACCGCCAGGCCTGTGGCAGGCAAGACCCTGAAGGCCAGGATCCGCGGATCCCTTGACCGGGCCGACCGTTCCCTCTGCATCGACCAGGACTGGTGGGCGCACCGGCTGGGCTGGCAGGTCAGCCGGACCGGCTTCGGAGCGCGCCGCTACCGCGACCCCCGGTTCGACCTGCTCCGTCACATCAGAGGAGAGGTGGACGGCGGCGTCCGGGCCTGACCCGCGGCGCCGCGCCCCACCCTGGATGTCCACGCTCCGCCACGCCGACCGGCCAAGGCGGTGCGGCCATGCGATCGACGGTCGAGCGCGTCCTCGCGGCACCGGAACCGCCGACCACCTGCCGCTCGGTGCCCCTACCGATCCCCGTTTCCTAACACGGATGACCGGCACCGCCGTCCCTGATCATCACCGTTCGTCCGGCCGCCGACGGATGAGCCGACGAGACGAGCCCGCGTCGAGCACCATGGCCATCGGGTCGTACGCCCGCTCGCAGGCATACCGCCAAGGATCCACGGCGTCATGCGCAGTGAGAAACCCCATGGATAGACGCCGTCCGGAAATCCGGAAACGTGAGATGCGCGAAAGGATCCGCATCTGTCTGCCACATCATGCGGGCCCGCGCCCTGCCGCATGGCGATTCGCATAGGGTGCGGTCGACCCACCGCTTGCTCGCCGTAACGGCGTGACACATGCCGTGACCGGGGTGGCCCGAAAGGATCCATGGGTTCTCGGACGCATTCGCCGAATGATCACGGCCACGCTCCTCGGGCTCGAGCAAGTGGCCCAATGCCCGGCCGACCAGGCATCGCGGCGCGCTCCTCACACGACCCTCATCTCCTACACGGCTGGTGCGCCATGGTGCTCGCGTCGTTCCCTCCCTGCCGGAGCCGAACGGCTCGAGCCGCCCGCCCTTGCCGCAGGGACCGACACCGTGGCGGCGAACCACCCCACCGGAGAGAGCGCGCCTCACGGCTCAGGCCGAGGTGACCGCGTGGCCGACCGGTCTCGGACACACCGCAGGGACGGTTCCTCCCACTCGGACCTGCAAGGTCGGGTGCAAGTTGCACCGGTAGCTGCACGGCAAGGACACGGGAATCTTTCCCATCGTTTGCAATCTACCTTACGCCGACCCTTGCGCTGAAAACTTTCATCGGCGACCATCGGAATTACGAAGCCAGGTTTCGGAAGTAAGGAGGCAACGGCGAAGAATCGGTAATTCGTAACTCCCGTTTCTCTGGCCACATCGGGCAACGAAAGTCAGCGGCATCCATCCCCAACGACGACACCCGATTTTCCGGATGCCCCCACCGAGAAGGGAGGTACCCCGCGACGATAAGAGGCCCCTCGACCTGCGAAAAGGCCACGGACACCCCATACATGAAAGTGCCGGGCCGGCAGCCGCGAACTGCCGACCCGGCTACCACGAAAGCTCCTGCGTACGAAGCCACGGAAAGGAGTCGTGGTCCTCTTGTCCCAAGGTACCGCTGGACCGACGCCTGGCAAGAGTCTGAAGGCCCGGATCCGCGAACTTCTTGACCGGGTGGACCGTTCCCTCTGCATCGACCAGGACTGGTGGGCCTACCGGCTGGGCTGGGAGGTCAGCCGGACCGGCTTCGGGGCGCGCCGCTACCGCGACCCCCGGTTCGACGCCCTCCGCCTGGCCCGAGGGGAGGTGGACGGCGGTGTCCGGGCCTGACCCGCGGCGCCGCGTCCCCCACCCCCTGATGGAGCACGTCCCGCCACACCGGACGGCCCTGCCCGTCCGGCTGTGGCGGTGGCGTACCGAGATCCTCCTGCCGGCGGGTTTCGGGACGCTCTTCCAGCTGGTCTCCGCTGCGGCGCAGCACGGCGCGAGGTGGCTTCCCTACCTCGTCGCCGGGGCGATCCTCGCCCTCGTCGTCGCCCGGCCCAGCCGCGACTGGCTCCAGCTGCGGTTCTGGTGCGTGTACGTCCGGCATCGCCTGTACCGGCTCTTCGCCGAGCTGCGGCTGTACACGCGCAAGGGACGCGTGCCGCTCGTACTGTGGGTCACTCCCACCCGGCGGGGCGAGAAGGCGCTCCTCCTGTGCCGTGCGGGGCACTCGGGGGAGGCGATGGCCGAGCGCGCCGCCGAGTTCCGCGCGGCCTGTAAGGCGAGGGAGGTGCGCTTCGCCCGGCACGCGCGGCGTCCGGACCTCGTGTTGATCGAGCTGATCCGGCGCGACCCGCTGCCGGGTGACCGCAACCCCGGCCTGGAGGCCGCCTTCGGCCACGAGTGGATCCCGATCGCTCCCGAGCCCGACCAGACGCCGGTGCTCGACCGATCGCGCGGCTGATCCACTCGGCCGATTCCCGGCCCGGGAGGTGTCCGCCTTCCGGGCCGTCCCCCTTCCCACGACGCTCCCCTCGCTGTTCTTCGCCCGTGTTCTTCCGCTGTGTCCGGGTACGTCCCCCGGAGGGATCCAAAGGGGGGCGAGAGATGTCGGAGGCGGTCAAACCAGGTCGGGGGCGGCTCCGCGCGTCGCTGGAACGCATCATGCCCGCCATCAACCTTCCGGACCGGCTGGAGCGGACCACCACCATGGACGGGCCGATCCAGCAGCTCACCCGGCTCATCCGCGGCAGGCTCCGCCAGGGCAGGTTGCGCGATCTGCTCCACGGGGTGCCGATCGGTCATCCCCTGCACCCGCTGCTCGCCACCGGCACCCTGGGCTGCTTCGTCGGCGTCGGGGTGCTCGACGCGACCGACGGCGATCCGCGGGACGCGCGCGTCCTGCTCGGTGCGGGCATCGCGGGGACGATCCCCACCGCCGCGGCCGGCATCGCCGACTGGTCGATGCTCCATCGCGAGCAGCAGCGGGTGGGGCTGGTGCACGCCGCCGCCAACATCGCCGCGCTCGGGCTCTACACCGGCTCACTGGTGTTGCGGCTCGCCGGGTACGAGCGGGCCGGGCGCATGCTCGGGTACGCCGGCCTCGGCGCGCTGGGGCTCGGCGGCTACCTGGGCGGCCACATGTCGTACCGCCAGGCGGCGGGCGCGAACCACGCCGAGTCGGTCACCCACCTGGTGCCCCTCGGCTGGCACGACCTGTGCCGCCTTCCCGACCTGCCGGAGGGACGCCCGGTGACCCGCCGCCTCGGCTACATCGACCTGTTCGTGCTCCGGCACAGCGGCGGGGTGAGCGTGCTCGCGGACCGCTGCGCCCATCTCGCCGGTCCGCTGCACCAGGGCAACGTCGTGATCGAGGGGGGCGAGCGGTGCGTCTCCTGCCCCTGGCACGGCAGCACCTTCCGGCTGTCGAACGGGTCGGTGGTGCACGGCCCGGCGACGGCCCCGCAGCCCGCGTTCGAGACCCGCATCCGCCCCGACGGGCTCGTCCAGGTCAAGCCCATCCACCTGTGACCGCGGTACGGCGGGCACGAAGCCGGGCCGCCGTGCGCGGTGCGGCTACTCCTGCTCCTCGCCTCTGGCTCGGCCGTCGCCCGCGGGATGCTCGACGAGGGCGAGCACCCGGTTGGCCATGAAGCGGGCGGTGCGGACCACGCCACCGCCCCTGGTCACCTCGCTCACCTCAACGATGCCGCGACCGGTGGTCACCTCGACGCGGCGACCGGCCTTGGTGGCGACGACCTCGTAGGTACGCGGGGTGCCGCCGGCGTCAATGACGATCTCTACCCGATCACCCTTCACAAAGGGTCACATACCCCGCACTTGGTACGGCCTAGCCGTACACCAGTTTGACTATCGCGGCGACCCCGATGCAGACGATGACCGCGCGGAGCGCGGTGGCGGGGAGCCTGCGGCCGATGCGCGCGCCGAGGAACCCGCCCAGCGACGAGCCGAGCGCGATCATCAGCACCGCCGTCCAGTCGACGTCGGCGAGCACGATGAACAGCACCGCGGCCACCGCGTTCACCAGCAGGGCCATCACGTTCTTCGCCGCGTTGAGCCGCTGCAGGTCGTCGTTGAGCATGATGCCGAGCAGGGCGATGAGGATGACGCCCTGGGCCGCGCCGAAGTAGCCGCCGTACACGCCGGTGCCGAGCACGCCGAGCCAGAGCAGGAGGCCGCCGTGCCGGTCGGCATCGCGCCGCCAGGTGTTGAGCCACCGGTTGATCCGCGGCTGCAGCACGACGAGGACGCAGGCGATGGCGATCAGCACCGGCACGATCACCTGGAACGCCTCCTCGGGCAGGCGCAGCAACAGCAGGCTGCCCACGACCGCGCCGATGAACGAGGCGCTGCCGAGCCGCACCAGCCGGTCCCGCTGGCCCTTCAGCTCGGCCCGGTAGCCCAGCGCCCCGGCGACGCCGCCGGGCACGAGGCCGACGTTGTTGGAGACGTTCGCGACCACGGGCGGATACCCGAGCGCCAGCAGGGTCGGGAAGGTGATCAGCGAGCCGGAGCCCACGATCGTGTTGATGCCGCCCGCTCCCACCCCGGCCGCAAAGATCGCGGCCGCTTCCCACGGCGTCACGACTCTCCCCCCTACCTGGTACGCCAGGTAAGCGTACGAGGCGCCGTTCCGCCGCCTTATGGGAGGGTCCCCTGCTCAGGTATCCCGAACCCGCAGGAGCGGGCGGCCCTCGTGGTACGGCAGCGCCCACGGGCGGCCTTCGGCGCGCGCTCGGCCCTCGCGTACGGGGCCGGCCCGCAGGCGCTCGGCCCGGCACCCCCGCCCACCGCCGCGACAGCGGGCCGGCCGTCGGCTCGGCGCCCGAGGGTCACCTTCTCGGCTGCACAAGCGCACGTACGTGCTCAGCGCGGCGCAGGCGCACCGCACGCCGGCCGGCGCCGTGCCGTACCGGCGGTCCGTCGGCTACGCCGCCCGCGCGTACCAGCGGCCGTTGGTGTCCCGCTCCAGCTTCAGCGGGAGGCCGAACGTCTGGGAGAGGTTGTCCGCGGTCAGCACGTGCTCGATCGGCCCCTGGGCGACCACCGACCCGTTCCGCAGCAGCAGCGCGTGGGTGAAGCCGTTCGGGATCTCCTCCACGTGGTGGGTGACGAGCACCATCGTGGGGGCCCGCGGGTCGTCGGCGAGCGCGCCCAGCCGCTGCACGAGGTCCTCCCGGCCGCCGAGGTCGAGCCCGGCGGCGGGCTCGTCGAGCAGCAGCAGCTCCGGGTCCGGCATGAGCGCGCGGGCGATCTGCACCCGCTTGCGCTCACCCTCCGACAGCGTGCCGAACCGGCGCCGGATCAGGTGCGCGCAGCCGAGCTGGTCGATCAGCTCGACCGCGCGGGTGACGTCGTGGGAGTCGTACTCCTCGTTCCACCGCCCGAGGATCGCGTACGAGGCGGTGAGCACGAGGTCGATCACCTTCTCGTCCGGCGGGATGCGCTCGGCGAGCGCGGCGCTCGCCAGCCCGATGCGCGGCCGCAGCTCGAACACGTTCGTCCGGCCGAGCTGCTCGCCGAGCAGCTCCACCACGCCCTCCGACGGGTAGAGCAGCGCCGCGGCCACCTGCAGCAGGGTGGTCTTGCCCGCGCCGTTCGGGCCGATGACGACCCACCGCTCGTCCTCGTGAACGGTCCAGTCGATGCCTCGCAGCAAAGCCGCGCCGTCCCGGCGAACGGCGACGTCCTGTAGGCGCAGCACCTGACCGCCCATCCGCGATCCCCTCTCCGTGTCGAATCCGGCGTCTGCGTTCGCCAGTGAATCTCGCCCGCCTTGTGAGCAGGTGGCTCCAACCTATCGTTGCGGTGACGCGTATCGTTGACCGGTGCGCCATTCACCGGTGTCGGCGACGCTGGTCGCCTGGGGGAACGCCTGGCTCGGCGGGCACGTGGGCCTCGACGAGGCCGTCGACCGCGTCGAGCGGGCGGGTGGGCCGCAGCTGGTGGCCGCCGTGGACGTTTCGCCCGGCACCGAGCCCCGGTACGGCACGGCGCCCGCCGCCGGCGCGGCCGCGCAGGCCGCCGAGGTCCCGCTGCGCGCCTTCCTCGCCGATCTCCGGCCGCAGGGCCTGGGGGCCTTCCGCCTCGCGCTGCCGGTGCCCGGCGACCCGCTGGGCCTCACCGGACCGAGGGAGTTCAACGCGCTCGCCATCGACGCCGGGGAGGCGGTGATCGCCGAACTGCCCGGCAGGTGCGTCGGCCTCGTCCCCGCCCGCGACGTGCGTGGCTCGTCCTACGTCGGCACCCGGTGGACCGCCATGCCCGCCGCCACCGCCGTACCGGACCTGCCGGGCCTCGGGGAGGCCGAGCGGGAGCTGCGGGATGCGATGCGCGCCGCGACCGAGGCGCTGGCCGCGGTGCACGGGCCCTCGCCGGACCGGCCCGCGCTCGAGGCGGGGGAAGGCCTCGCCCCCGGCTACCCGCCGCGGGCGCACCGGCTCGCCGCCCTGTGCGGCCTGCTCACCGCCGTGCTCGGCGCCGCCGACGACCGGGGCCTCACCGCGGCCCAGATCGCCACCCGGCGCGCGGTGCTGCGCGACCTCGACCGCGCGGTACGGCGGGCCTGGATCGCCGCCCACCACGCCGTCCGCCGCTGAACGTTTCACCCTCCGCCGCGGGCCGGCCGGGGCGGGCATCGGCGGGGCGCGCCCGCCGCCGCGGCCGGCCGTACCCGGTCGCGGTGAACCGCGCGTGACGCCGCAATGTGAATTCGGACAACGGCGAGTATCACCGCCCAAGTCAGGTCTAATCGCCCCCGGTTTTCGGTCGCGAGCGGGTGCCCTGACGCGCGAGCACGAATCCCGGGCAAGTACCTTTGATGGTGGTCACCGACTCGACCGCGTTTCCGACACAATCCCATGACGCCGGCCGGGCCGTACGGTCCGCCGGTGCCCGGATGGCCGAAGGAAGCCCTCAAGGAAGCCTCGCCGAATGAATCAGCGCACCCTGTTGATCACGTTGACCGGTCCGGACCGTCCCGGGGTGACCTCCCGGCTGTTCTCCGTCCTGGCCGACTTCCCGGTCACGGTCGCCGACATCGAGCAGGTGGTGATTCGCGGCAGGCTCACGCTGGGAGTGCTCGTCGCCTACGCGGGCGGCCCGCCCACCGGGACCGGCCGCACGATCGGCGCGCTGTGGACCGCGCTGGAGCAGGTCGCCGAGGACCTCGGCATGGAGATCGAGCTGTCCACCGGCACCCAGATCAAGGAGAAGCGGCGGCGCGGCAGACTGCACGTCACCGTGCTCGGCATGCCGCTGCAGCCGGCCGCGATCGCCGGGATCGCCGGGCGCATCGCGGCGGCGGGCGCGAACATCGACCGGATCGAGCGCCTCGCGCACGACCCGGTCACCTGCATCGAGATGAGCGTGTCCGGCGCGCACCCGCAGGCGCTGCGCGCCGCGCTCGCCACCGAGGCCGCGCTCCAGCAGGTCGACGTGGCCGTGGAGCGGGCCGGCCTGCACCGCCGCGCCAAGCGGCTCATCGTCATGGACGTCGACTCCACGCTCATCCAGGCCGAGGTGATCGAGCTGCTCGCCCGGCACGCCGGCGTGGAGCAGGAGGTGGCGAAGGTCACCGAGGCGGCGATGCGCGGCGAGCAGGACTTCGCCACCTCGCTGCGGGAGCGGGTGGCGCTGCTCGAAGGGCTGCCCGAGGAGGTGTTCGAGCAGGTCCGCAAGGAGGTCGTGCTCACCCCGGGCGCGCGCACGCTGGTGCGCACGCTCAAGCGCCTCGACTACCGGTTCGCCCTGGTGAGCGGGGGCTTCACCCAGATCACCGACCACCTCGCGGCGGAGCTCGGCATCGACTACTGCGCGGCCAACACGCTCGAGGTGAAGGACGGGCGGCTCACCGGCCGCCTGGTCGGCGAGATCATCGACCGGCCGGGCAAGGCCCGGGCGCTGGTCCGGTTCGCCGAGCAGGCCGGGGTGCCGCTCAGCCAGACGATCGCGATCGGCGACGGGGCGAACGACCTCGACATGCTCGCCGCGGCCGGCATGGGCATCGCCTTCAACGCCAAGCCCATCGTGCGCAAGGCGGCCGACACCGCGGTGAACGTGCCGTACCTGGACGCGATCCTCTACCTGCTCGGCATCTCCCGCGAGGAGGTCGAGGCCGCCGACGCCGAGGACGCCGCGCTGAAGGCGAGCTGACCCGGGCCGTCGCCGCGGGTCACCGCGGGCCGGTGACCAGGCCGCCCTTCGGGGTCCAGCGGGCCACGGTACGGCCGTCGCCCGGCCACAGGCGCTCCCACGGGGCCTCGGTCTCGACGACCGCGAAGGCGCAGGTGGGGAACCCGGGGTCGGCCTCGGCCGGGGTCGCGGTGAGGCTGAGGAACAGCTCGAGGAAGCCGGGGTTGTGGCCGACGATCAGCAGGGTGGCCACGTCGGGGTCGGTGCGCTGCACCACGGCGAGCAGGTCCTTCGGGGACGCGAGGTACATCTCGCGCTCGTGGTAGACGGGTGCCTCGGGCGCGAGCGCGGCGAGGGCGAGCTCGGCGGTACGCCGGGTGCGCTGCGCCGGTGAGCAGAGCACCAGGTCGGGGACGAGCCCCAGCTCGCCGAGCACCTGCCCGGCGCGGCGGGCGTCGTGCTCGCCCCGGTCGGTGAGCACCCGGTCGATGTCCGCCTTGCCGGGGACCTTCTCGGCCTTGGCGTGGCGCAGGATGATCAGTTTCCGCATCGGCATCCGTTCCGCGGTGATCGTCGGGACCGGTGCCCAGGATAGGCGGGCCGGGTACGGCCGGGCGGCGGGCGGCGACCGCCGGAACCGTACGGCCGCCGCGCGGACACGGGTACGGCCGCCGCCCCGGGCCGGGACGGCGGCCGTACCGAAAGACGGGTTCACCCGCCGGGCGGAGCGATCGCCCGCGACCGGCGACGCGCCGTGATCAGCGCGCGACCGGCTCGGCCGTGCGCTCCTCGACGCCCTCGGCCGGGGCGATGTTCGACGAGCGCCGCTTCGCCACGACGATCGCGGCGACCACGATGAGCACGGCGACGACGGCGATGCCGATGCGGAGCGCGACGTTGTCCGCCCAGATCACCACCGCCGGGGCGATCAGCAGCGCGACCAGGTTCATCACCTTGATCAGCGGGTTGATCGCGGGGCCCGCGGTGTCCTTGAA is a window from the Thermopolyspora flexuosa genome containing:
- the serB gene encoding phosphoserine phosphatase SerB, with product MNQRTLLITLTGPDRPGVTSRLFSVLADFPVTVADIEQVVIRGRLTLGVLVAYAGGPPTGTGRTIGALWTALEQVAEDLGMEIELSTGTQIKEKRRRGRLHVTVLGMPLQPAAIAGIAGRIAAAGANIDRIERLAHDPVTCIEMSVSGAHPQALRAALATEAALQQVDVAVERAGLHRRAKRLIVMDVDSTLIQAEVIELLARHAGVEQEVAKVTEAAMRGEQDFATSLRERVALLEGLPEEVFEQVRKEVVLTPGARTLVRTLKRLDYRFALVSGGFTQITDHLAAELGIDYCAANTLEVKDGRLTGRLVGEIIDRPGKARALVRFAEQAGVPLSQTIAIGDGANDLDMLAAAGMGIAFNAKPIVRKAADTAVNVPYLDAILYLLGISREEVEAADAEDAALKAS
- a CDS encoding SixA phosphatase family protein, which gives rise to MRKLIILRHAKAEKVPGKADIDRVLTDRGEHDARRAGQVLGELGLVPDLVLCSPAQRTRRTAELALAALAPEAPVYHEREMYLASPKDLLAVVQRTDPDVATLLIVGHNPGFLELFLSLTATPAEADPGFPTCAFAVVETEAPWERLWPGDGRTVARWTPKGGLVTGPR